In a single window of the Streptomyces sp. NBC_00094 genome:
- a CDS encoding DUF5925 domain-containing protein, with amino-acid sequence MGAMSDTPPVPSEPQRSLPIRLNLDDSDSPADVVDALFLGRFATGEQPHSHSTTLDRVKPEATLLPAGARVLRAAKDDDRSAVLAEGEGWTLLISRWNRGADVTVTASEAELAERVLKEATDGAKDEPEPQPENVTMGFWYVSPRRGPHRTTRQISAGTWEEVRPNYSAPVADSMDRLMKVTPESIAGRLLLLHGPPGTGKTSALRTLARSWREWCQVDCVLDPERLFNDVGYLMDIAIGEDEGTAKGRWRLLLLEDCDELIRGEAKHTAGQALSRLLNLTDGLLGQGRNVLVGVTTNEDLERLHPAVVRPGRCLARIEVGPLTRAESVSWLGREEDVPREGATLAELFALRRGTPPADFPEPRTAGAGLYL; translated from the coding sequence ATGGGCGCCATGTCCGACACCCCACCGGTACCGTCCGAACCGCAGCGATCGCTGCCGATCAGGCTCAACCTCGACGACAGCGACTCGCCGGCGGATGTCGTCGACGCGCTGTTCCTCGGCCGCTTCGCGACCGGCGAGCAGCCCCACTCCCACAGCACCACCCTGGACCGGGTCAAGCCGGAGGCGACGCTCCTCCCGGCGGGCGCGCGAGTGCTGCGGGCCGCGAAGGACGACGACCGCAGCGCCGTACTCGCCGAGGGCGAGGGGTGGACGCTGCTGATCTCCCGCTGGAACCGGGGCGCGGACGTCACGGTCACGGCCTCGGAGGCCGAGCTCGCGGAGCGTGTCCTGAAGGAGGCGACCGACGGAGCGAAGGACGAACCGGAGCCGCAGCCCGAGAACGTGACGATGGGGTTCTGGTACGTGTCGCCGCGGCGCGGACCGCACCGGACGACCCGCCAGATCAGCGCCGGGACGTGGGAGGAGGTGCGCCCCAACTACTCGGCGCCCGTGGCCGATTCGATGGACCGGCTGATGAAGGTCACGCCCGAGTCCATCGCCGGCCGGCTCCTGCTGCTGCACGGGCCGCCGGGGACGGGCAAGACGTCGGCGCTGCGGACCCTGGCCCGGTCCTGGCGCGAGTGGTGCCAGGTCGACTGCGTCCTGGACCCGGAGCGGCTGTTCAACGACGTCGGCTATCTGATGGACATCGCCATCGGGGAGGACGAGGGCACGGCGAAGGGCCGCTGGCGGCTGCTGCTGCTCGAGGACTGCGACGAGCTGATCCGCGGCGAGGCGAAGCACACGGCGGGGCAGGCGCTTTCGCGGCTGCTCAACCTGACGGACGGTCTTCTCGGGCAGGGGCGCAACGTGCTCGTGGGGGTCACCACCAACGAGGACCTGGAGCGGCTCCACCCGGCCGTGGTCCGCCCGGGCCGTTGCCTGGCCCGTATCGAGGTCGGACCGCTGACCCGGGCGGAGTCGGTGTCCTGGCTGGGCCGCGAGGAGGACGTGCCGCGCGAGGGCGCGACGCTGGCGGAGCTGTTCGCGCTGCGCCGCGGCACGCCCCCGGCGGACTTCCCCGAGCCCCGTACGGCGGGGGCGGGGCTCTACCTGTAG
- a CDS encoding GntR family transcriptional regulator yields the protein MTLTIAVDHESTTAPYEQLRAQISERARSGRLPVGYKLPTVRGLAEQLGLAANTVAKAYKALESDGVIETRGRHGTFVAAAGDAATRRAATAAAQYAEEAHRLGLSREAAEAALSEALRAAYDD from the coding sequence GTGACACTCACCATCGCCGTGGACCACGAATCCACCACCGCTCCGTACGAACAGTTGCGTGCCCAGATCTCGGAGCGGGCCCGGTCGGGCAGACTGCCGGTCGGATACAAACTGCCGACGGTACGGGGGCTCGCGGAGCAGCTGGGCCTCGCCGCGAACACCGTCGCCAAGGCGTACAAGGCGCTGGAGTCGGACGGGGTGATCGAGACGCGCGGACGTCACGGCACCTTCGTCGCGGCGGCGGGCGACGCGGCTACCCGCCGGGCCGCCACCGCCGCCGCCCAGTACGCCGAGGAGGCCCACCGCCTCGGCCTCAGCCGCGAGGCGGCGGAGGCGGCGCTGAGCGAGGCGCTCCGAGCGGCCTACGACGACTGA
- a CDS encoding GNAT family N-acetyltransferase, whose protein sequence is MTVIVRDVRPEDAEGFARVRRAAVPFMLATAEQLVFDWARAHPDSHERPLVAVTEDGEIIGTVQQRIAHDAPEPGIGSVNVYVHPAHQRRGAGAALLRAAEEHLAEQGARTLYSWVMDTPEDRAWAERRGYAPSRSAHFLRLDLTTAGLPPLQEPPAGVELLPAEDFAADPRPIFELDAVTTADEPGDVGASLDDYAHWRETTWNHPLHDRALTTVAVVDGVPAAFSAAQTDGLGRYNSGMTGTAPAFRGRGLAKLAKNASLHRARAAGCVEAFTSNDAGNEPMLAINKWFGYEIGAVEVRHVRTIG, encoded by the coding sequence ATGACTGTGATCGTCCGTGATGTACGGCCCGAGGATGCCGAGGGTTTCGCCCGGGTCCGCCGCGCCGCCGTCCCCTTCATGCTCGCCACCGCCGAGCAGCTCGTGTTCGACTGGGCGCGCGCCCACCCCGACAGCCACGAGCGGCCGCTGGTCGCGGTGACCGAGGACGGCGAGATCATCGGGACGGTCCAGCAGCGAATCGCCCACGACGCGCCGGAGCCGGGGATCGGCTCCGTCAACGTGTACGTGCATCCCGCGCACCAGCGGCGCGGTGCCGGGGCGGCGCTGCTGCGCGCCGCCGAGGAGCACCTCGCGGAGCAGGGCGCGCGGACCCTGTACAGCTGGGTCATGGACACGCCGGAGGATCGCGCGTGGGCCGAGCGGCGGGGCTACGCGCCGAGCCGTTCCGCGCACTTCCTCCGCCTCGACCTGACGACGGCCGGACTGCCGCCGCTCCAGGAGCCGCCGGCCGGTGTCGAACTGCTGCCGGCCGAGGACTTCGCGGCCGATCCGCGGCCGATCTTCGAGCTGGACGCGGTGACGACCGCCGACGAGCCGGGTGACGTGGGGGCCTCGCTGGACGACTACGCGCACTGGCGGGAGACCACCTGGAACCATCCCCTCCACGACCGGGCGCTGACGACGGTCGCCGTGGTGGACGGGGTGCCCGCCGCGTTCAGCGCGGCGCAGACGGACGGTCTGGGCCGGTACAACTCGGGAATGACGGGCACGGCCCCCGCCTTCCGCGGCCGCGGGCTCGCGAAGCTCGCCAAGAACGCGTCCCTGCACCGGGCCCGTGCGGCGGGTTGCGTGGAGGCGTTCACCAGCAACGACGCCGGCAACGAACCGATGCTGGCGATCAACAAGTGGTTCGGCTACGAGATCGGCGCGGTGGAGGTACGGCATGTCCGGACGATCGGTTGA
- a CDS encoding DUF402 domain-containing protein, protein MSGRSVEITLVKAGRTKIRYPAEVLTEEGGRLSVRAPWAAEGVRDFGFVRFEPGDVFVEHFWRDRWYTVKEVWSADGALKGWYCDITRPAEIDGSGVVVEDLDLDLWVSADGSEVLRLDEDEFAASGLATSDPEAAVRAVVALDELEVLGREGLIDLLG, encoded by the coding sequence ATGTCCGGACGATCGGTTGAGATCACCCTGGTGAAGGCGGGCCGGACGAAGATCCGGTATCCGGCCGAGGTCCTCACGGAGGAGGGCGGCCGGCTCTCGGTCCGTGCCCCGTGGGCGGCGGAGGGGGTACGGGACTTCGGCTTCGTCCGGTTCGAGCCGGGTGACGTCTTCGTGGAGCACTTCTGGCGCGACCGCTGGTACACGGTCAAGGAGGTGTGGTCCGCCGACGGCGCCCTCAAGGGCTGGTACTGCGACATCACCCGGCCGGCCGAGATCGACGGCTCGGGAGTGGTGGTCGAGGACCTGGACCTGGACCTGTGGGTGTCGGCGGACGGCAGCGAGGTGCTGCGGCTCGACGAGGACGAGTTCGCGGCGAGCGGCCTCGCCACCTCCGACCCGGAGGCGGCGGTGCGCGCCGTCGTGGCCCTCGACGAGCTCGAAGTGCTCGGCCGTGAGGGCCTGATCGACCTGCTGGGCTGA
- a CDS encoding DUF6299 family protein: protein MRVRTALAAGALLAAVVAAPLAVAPLAHAGGADGLSVDGHGTIGADGTVTVSGTYRCVDDSAGPVLVSSTLVQGNRSAGIGGTRAVCDGQVHEWVNTSVVKDPAYQPGAARVDATLMQLTAGEMGLPTPGFLALEKSDVELH, encoded by the coding sequence ATGCGCGTCCGTACCGCCCTCGCCGCAGGCGCCCTGCTCGCCGCCGTCGTCGCCGCCCCGCTCGCCGTCGCCCCCCTGGCCCACGCGGGAGGGGCCGACGGCCTCTCCGTCGACGGCCACGGGACCATCGGCGCCGACGGCACCGTCACCGTCTCCGGCACCTACCGCTGCGTCGACGACAGCGCGGGCCCCGTCCTCGTCAGCTCCACCCTCGTCCAGGGAAACCGTTCCGCCGGGATCGGCGGCACCCGGGCCGTCTGCGACGGGCAGGTCCACGAGTGGGTCAACACCTCCGTCGTGAAGGACCCCGCCTACCAGCCGGGCGCCGCCCGCGTCGACGCCACCCTCATGCAGCTCACGGCCGGCGAGATGGGCCTGCCGACACCCGGCTTCCTCGCCCTGGAGAAGTCGGACGTCGAGCTGCACTAG
- a CDS encoding tripartite tricarboxylate transporter permease translates to MDSLYSLMDGFGTALTPMNLLWAAVGVLLGTAIGVLPGIGPAMAVALLLPVTYGLEPTGAFIMFAGIYYGAMFGGSTTSILLNTPGESAAVVAAIEGNPMAKAGRGAQALAAAAIGHFAGGMIGTILLVVLAPTVAALAVDIGAPDYFALMVLAFIAVTSVLGSSRIRGLASLLIGLTIGLVGLDQLTGQQRLTFGSLQLADGVDVVIVAVGLFAIGEALWVAAHLRRTAGDAIPVGRPWLDRDDVKRTWKSWLRGPLIGFPLGAIPAGGAEIPTFLSYVTEKRLSKHREQFGKGAIEGVAGPESAASASAAGTLVSMLTLGLPTTAVAAVMLAAFQQYGIQPGPLLFEREPELVWGLIASLFVGMVLLLALNLPLAPVWAKLLRIPRPYLYAGILFFAAVGAYAVGGEALDLVVLLVIGLIGLGMRRYGLPVLPAVIGVILGPAAEQQLRRALQISDGSLTGLVNTPFSVTVYVVVVLLLAWPLLRKVIIRRRHVTV, encoded by the coding sequence ATGGATTCCCTGTACTCCCTCATGGACGGGTTCGGGACCGCCCTCACCCCGATGAACCTGCTGTGGGCCGCCGTCGGCGTGCTCCTCGGCACCGCCATCGGCGTCCTGCCCGGCATCGGCCCCGCCATGGCCGTCGCCCTGCTGCTCCCGGTGACGTACGGACTCGAACCGACCGGCGCCTTCATCATGTTCGCCGGGATCTACTACGGCGCCATGTTCGGCGGCTCCACCACCTCGATCCTGCTCAACACCCCCGGCGAGAGCGCCGCCGTCGTCGCCGCCATCGAGGGCAATCCGATGGCGAAGGCGGGCCGGGGCGCGCAGGCGCTCGCCGCGGCCGCCATCGGTCACTTCGCCGGCGGCATGATCGGCACGATCCTGCTCGTCGTCCTCGCCCCGACCGTCGCCGCCCTCGCCGTCGACATCGGTGCCCCGGACTACTTCGCCCTGATGGTCCTCGCCTTCATCGCGGTGACCTCGGTCCTCGGCTCCTCCCGCATCCGCGGTCTCGCCTCCCTCCTCATCGGCCTCACGATCGGCCTGGTCGGCCTCGACCAGCTGACCGGCCAGCAGCGGCTCACCTTCGGCTCCCTCCAGCTCGCCGACGGCGTCGACGTCGTCATCGTCGCGGTCGGCCTCTTCGCGATCGGCGAGGCCCTGTGGGTCGCCGCGCACCTGCGGCGCACCGCGGGCGACGCCATCCCCGTCGGACGGCCGTGGCTGGACAGGGACGACGTGAAGCGGACCTGGAAGTCCTGGCTGCGCGGCCCGCTGATCGGCTTCCCGCTCGGCGCCATCCCGGCCGGCGGCGCCGAGATCCCGACCTTCCTCTCGTACGTCACGGAGAAGCGGCTCTCGAAGCACAGGGAACAGTTCGGCAAGGGCGCCATCGAGGGCGTCGCCGGACCCGAGTCGGCGGCCTCCGCCTCCGCGGCCGGCACCCTCGTCTCGATGCTCACCCTCGGCCTGCCCACCACCGCCGTCGCCGCCGTGATGCTCGCCGCCTTCCAGCAGTACGGCATCCAGCCCGGCCCCCTGCTGTTCGAGCGGGAACCCGAGCTGGTCTGGGGCCTGATCGCCTCGCTCTTCGTCGGCATGGTGCTGCTGCTCGCCCTCAACCTGCCGCTCGCGCCCGTCTGGGCCAAGCTGCTGCGCATCCCGCGCCCGTACCTCTACGCCGGCATCCTCTTCTTCGCCGCCGTCGGCGCGTACGCGGTGGGCGGCGAGGCGCTGGACCTGGTCGTCCTGCTGGTGATCGGCCTCATCGGCCTCGGGATGCGGCGGTACGGACTCCCGGTCCTGCCGGCCGTCATCGGCGTCATCCTCGGCCCGGCCGCCGAACAGCAGCTCCGCCGTGCCCTCCAGATCAGCGACGGCTCCCTGACGGGGCTGGTGAACACCCCGTTCTCCGTCACCGTGTACGTCGTCGTCGTGCTCCTGCTCGCCTGGCCGCTGCTGAGGAAGGTGATCATCCGCCGTCGTCACGTGACGGTATGA
- a CDS encoding tripartite tricarboxylate transporter TctB family protein: MTATPAKTTVKNWLRERSELGVGVLLFLLGVLVLTDALTLDADVTGRGPVGPATVPLVVGCGLLVVAVLLTVDVLRGGRGEAEAGEDVDLSEPADWRTVLLLAGVFLAFAVLIGPLGFPVAGALLFWGAAYALGSRHLHRDPLIAAALSLFTYGVFDKLLGVPLPGGPLMGVI; this comes from the coding sequence GTGACCGCGACCCCCGCGAAGACCACGGTGAAGAACTGGCTGCGCGAGCGCTCCGAGCTGGGCGTCGGCGTCCTCCTCTTCCTCCTCGGCGTCCTCGTCCTCACCGACGCCCTCACCCTCGACGCCGACGTCACCGGGCGCGGCCCCGTCGGCCCCGCCACCGTCCCCCTCGTCGTCGGCTGCGGCCTCCTCGTCGTCGCCGTCCTCCTCACCGTCGACGTCCTGCGCGGCGGCCGCGGCGAGGCCGAGGCCGGCGAGGACGTCGACCTGTCCGAGCCCGCCGACTGGCGCACCGTCCTCCTCCTCGCCGGCGTCTTCCTCGCCTTCGCCGTCCTCATCGGCCCCCTCGGCTTCCCCGTCGCCGGCGCCCTCCTCTTCTGGGGAGCGGCCTACGCCCTCGGCAGCCGCCACCTCCACCGCGACCCGCTGATCGCGGCCGCCCTCTCGCTCTTCACCTACGGCGTCTTCGACAAGCTGCTCGGCGTCCCGCTGCCCGGCGGCCCGCTGATGGGAGTGATCTGA
- a CDS encoding tripartite tricarboxylate transporter substrate binding protein — MRLRTPLALLGSALLVLVGPPLLTTGSGSDTGTQIPGLRFMVPNTPGGGYDITARTAAKNAEEAGLTGDIEVFNLPGAGGTVGLTRLVGERGNGRLAMSMGLGVVGAVHTNKTPRTLADTTPIARLTEEQDIVVVGKDSPYKTIQELLGAWKEDPGKLPVGGGSSPGGPDHLAPMLMAQAAGIAPKDVNYVPFDGGGELLASILGNKVGFGVSGVGEYLDQIKAGELRLLAVTGPKRVPGLDAPTLREAGLDTEFTNWRGIVAPPGLSDAEREKLVDLVTELHGSPQWRESLKTHGWNDAFLPGEEFGAFLTAQDRRVGSVLKELGL, encoded by the coding sequence GTGCGTCTGCGCACCCCCCTCGCTCTCCTCGGGTCGGCGCTGCTGGTCCTCGTGGGACCCCCGCTGCTCACCACCGGCAGCGGCTCCGACACCGGCACGCAGATACCCGGCCTGCGCTTCATGGTCCCCAACACCCCCGGCGGCGGATACGACATCACCGCCCGTACCGCCGCCAAGAACGCCGAGGAAGCCGGCCTCACCGGCGACATCGAGGTCTTCAACCTGCCCGGCGCGGGCGGCACCGTCGGCCTCACCCGGCTCGTCGGCGAGCGCGGCAACGGCCGCCTCGCCATGTCCATGGGCCTCGGCGTCGTCGGCGCCGTCCACACCAACAAGACCCCCAGGACCCTCGCCGACACCACCCCGATCGCCCGGCTCACCGAGGAGCAGGACATCGTCGTGGTCGGCAAGGACTCCCCGTACAAGACGATCCAGGAGCTCCTCGGCGCCTGGAAGGAGGATCCCGGCAAGCTGCCCGTCGGCGGCGGTTCCTCGCCCGGCGGGCCCGACCACCTCGCCCCGATGCTGATGGCCCAGGCCGCCGGGATCGCCCCCAAGGACGTCAACTACGTCCCCTTCGACGGCGGCGGCGAGCTCCTCGCCTCCATCCTCGGCAACAAGGTCGGCTTCGGCGTCTCCGGCGTCGGCGAGTACCTCGACCAGATCAAGGCGGGCGAACTGCGCCTCCTCGCCGTCACCGGCCCGAAGCGGGTCCCCGGCCTCGACGCCCCCACGCTCCGCGAGGCCGGCCTCGACACCGAGTTCACCAACTGGCGCGGCATCGTCGCCCCACCCGGCCTCTCCGACGCCGAACGCGAGAAGCTCGTCGACCTCGTCACCGAGCTGCACGGCTCGCCGCAGTGGCGCGAGTCCCTGAAGACCCACGGCTGGAACGACGCCTTCCTGCCGGGCGAGGAGTTCGGCGCCTTCCTCACCGCGCAGGACCGCCGCGTCGGCTCCGTCCTCAAGGAGCTGGGCCTGTGA
- a CDS encoding response regulator: MTNVLVVDDDFMVAKLHCRYVSAVEGFSVSGVAHNGAEALRAAERLRPDLVLLDVFLPDMDGIRVLRELRSAGLGMDALFITAARDVGTIRSALRAGALHYLIKPFSQAALHEQLRHVASLRSRLDALDEARQEDVDQIFGTRPRGSRELPKGLAAHTADLVESILRTHPEGLSATECAEAGSLSRVSARRYLEYFAQTGRAEITLRYGGTGRPERRYRRLG; the protein is encoded by the coding sequence GTGACGAATGTGCTGGTGGTGGACGACGACTTCATGGTCGCCAAGCTGCACTGCCGCTATGTGTCGGCGGTGGAGGGCTTCTCGGTGTCCGGGGTCGCCCACAACGGGGCCGAGGCGCTGCGCGCGGCCGAGCGGCTCCGGCCCGACCTGGTCCTGCTCGACGTCTTCCTGCCGGACATGGACGGCATCCGGGTGCTGCGGGAGCTGCGGTCCGCCGGCCTGGGCATGGACGCGCTCTTCATCACGGCGGCGCGGGACGTGGGCACGATCCGCTCGGCGCTGCGCGCCGGGGCACTGCACTATCTGATCAAGCCGTTCAGCCAGGCGGCGCTGCACGAGCAGCTGCGCCACGTCGCCTCGCTGCGCAGCCGCCTGGACGCCCTCGACGAGGCTCGTCAGGAGGACGTGGACCAGATCTTCGGCACCCGTCCCCGAGGCTCCCGCGAACTCCCGAAGGGCCTCGCCGCCCACACGGCCGACCTGGTCGAGTCGATCCTCCGCACCCATCCGGAGGGCCTCTCTGCCACGGAGTGCGCGGAGGCGGGCTCCCTGTCCCGCGTGAGCGCCCGCCGCTACCTGGAGTACTTCGCGCAGACGGGCCGCGCGGAGATCACCCTGCGCTACGGGGGCACGGGGCGCCCGGAACGGCGCTACCGGCGCTTGGGCTGA
- a CDS encoding lytic polysaccharide monooxygenase: MTSRRTAAAVTVTALLGLSGLASGSAFAHGSMTDPVSRVSACYAEGPEAPKSAACRAAVAASGAQAFYDWNAVNIANAAGKHRELIPDGKLCSAGNDKYRGLDLARTDWPASRLDSGSHTFRYKGTAPHKGTFELYVTKDGYDPSKPLAWSDLEAEPFATVTDPRMENGDYVFEGTVPERSGRHLIYSIWQRSDSPEAFYTCSDVVFGTESGGTAPAPADPAPTASAPSEEQIEEGKDESSVEHGGHGDADASTGAEETAAAPEPTRPAEPSAAAPATPAPNAPAPAAGSGSGSGSGSDVLLAETGGDATTPYLAVGGAAVLALGATVLLGTARRRRTHR, translated from the coding sequence ATGACTTCTCGCCGTACGGCCGCGGCCGTCACCGTCACCGCGTTGCTGGGCCTCTCGGGGCTCGCCTCCGGGTCCGCGTTCGCGCACGGGTCGATGACGGATCCGGTGAGCCGGGTCTCGGCCTGTTACGCGGAAGGGCCCGAGGCACCGAAGTCGGCGGCCTGCCGGGCGGCGGTGGCGGCGAGCGGGGCGCAGGCGTTCTACGACTGGAACGCGGTGAACATCGCGAACGCCGCGGGGAAGCACCGGGAGCTCATCCCGGACGGCAAGCTGTGCAGCGCGGGCAACGACAAGTACCGGGGGCTCGACCTGGCCCGGACCGACTGGCCCGCGAGCCGGCTGGACTCCGGGTCGCACACCTTCCGTTACAAGGGGACCGCCCCGCACAAGGGCACGTTCGAGCTGTACGTGACGAAGGACGGGTACGACCCGTCGAAGCCGCTGGCCTGGTCGGACCTGGAGGCGGAGCCGTTCGCGACGGTGACCGACCCGAGGATGGAGAACGGCGACTACGTCTTCGAGGGGACGGTGCCGGAGAGGTCCGGCCGGCACCTGATCTATTCGATCTGGCAGCGCTCCGACTCCCCCGAGGCGTTCTACACCTGCTCGGACGTGGTGTTCGGGACGGAGAGCGGCGGCACCGCGCCCGCTCCGGCCGATCCCGCCCCGACCGCTTCCGCGCCGAGCGAGGAGCAGATCGAGGAGGGGAAGGACGAGTCCTCCGTCGAGCACGGTGGGCACGGGGACGCCGACGCGTCGACCGGTGCGGAGGAGACGGCGGCCGCGCCCGAGCCCACCCGGCCGGCGGAGCCGAGTGCCGCCGCACCCGCCACGCCGGCGCCCAACGCGCCTGCCCCCGCGGCCGGTTCCGGCTCCGGCTCCGGCTCCGGCTCCGATGTGCTCCTGGCCGAGACCGGGGGCGACGCGACCACCCCGTATCTCGCGGTCGGTGGCGCCGCCGTGCTCGCACTCGGCGCGACCGTGCTCCTCGGGACGGCCCGGCGGCGCCGGACCCACCGCTAG
- a CDS encoding D-Ala-D-Ala carboxypeptidase family metallohydrolase: MPRRTAHSPSVRLLLSIVMLMASVVGGVVATAGTAHADGCYTWSRTLSQGASGADVTQLQIRVAGYPGYGAVLAIDGAYGPGTAAAVKRFQAAYGLAADGVAGPATFSKIYSLQDDDCTPIHFSYAELNNCNTTWAGGAVSATTAKSNALRTMWKLEALRHALGDQSIRVTSGFRSQACNDAVGGASSSRHLYGDAADLGSGPHSLCRLAQEARNHGFNGILGPGYPGHSDHTHVDHRPSRFWSASSCGI, from the coding sequence ATGCCCCGACGTACCGCACATTCCCCGTCCGTACGCCTTCTTCTCTCGATTGTCATGCTCATGGCTTCCGTAGTGGGTGGAGTGGTGGCCACCGCCGGCACGGCCCACGCGGACGGCTGCTACACCTGGTCGCGCACCCTCTCCCAGGGAGCCTCCGGTGCCGATGTGACGCAACTGCAGATCCGTGTGGCCGGCTACCCCGGCTACGGCGCGGTGCTCGCGATCGACGGAGCCTACGGCCCCGGGACCGCCGCGGCCGTCAAGCGCTTCCAGGCCGCCTACGGACTGGCCGCCGACGGTGTCGCGGGCCCCGCGACCTTCAGCAAGATCTACAGCCTGCAGGACGACGACTGCACGCCGATCCACTTCTCCTACGCCGAGCTGAACAACTGCAACACCACCTGGGCGGGCGGCGCGGTGAGCGCGACCACCGCCAAGTCCAACGCGCTGCGCACGATGTGGAAGCTGGAGGCCCTCCGGCACGCGCTCGGTGACCAGTCCATCCGGGTCACCAGCGGTTTCCGTAGCCAGGCCTGCAACGACGCGGTCGGCGGAGCCTCGTCGAGCCGTCACCTGTACGGGGACGCGGCCGACCTCGGCTCCGGACCCCACTCGCTGTGCCGCCTCGCCCAGGAGGCCCGCAACCACGGTTTCAACGGCATCCTCGGCCCCGGGTACCCCGGCCACAGCGACCACACCCACGTCGACCACCGCCCCAGTCGCTTCTGGTCCGCCTCCAGCTGCGGCATCTGA
- a CDS encoding triacylglycerol lipase yields MLPWKHAVRALSVLLLTAAATLAPTAAASAQTETVTSSRGWNDWSCKPSAAHPRPVVLVHGTFGNSVDNWLVLAPYLVNRGYCVFSLDYGQLPNVPLFHGLGPIAKSAEQLDAYVDRVVSATGAPEVDLVGHSQGGMMPRWYLKFLGGAEKVNALVGIAPDNHGTTLLGLTKLLPYFPGAEDLISATTPGLADQIAGSAFITKLNEGGDTVPGVRYHVIASQYDEVVTPYRSQFLSGPNVTNVLIQDKCALDLSEHVAIGTVDRVTFHEVANALDPAHATPTTCLSVIG; encoded by the coding sequence ATGCTGCCCTGGAAGCACGCCGTCAGAGCGCTGTCCGTTCTGCTGCTGACCGCCGCCGCCACACTCGCCCCTACCGCCGCCGCCTCGGCCCAGACGGAGACCGTCACCTCCAGCCGTGGCTGGAACGACTGGTCCTGCAAGCCCTCCGCCGCGCACCCCCGCCCGGTCGTCCTCGTCCACGGCACCTTCGGGAACTCCGTCGACAACTGGCTCGTCCTCGCGCCGTACCTGGTCAACCGCGGGTACTGCGTCTTCTCACTCGACTACGGCCAGCTGCCGAACGTCCCGCTCTTCCACGGCCTCGGCCCCATCGCGAAGTCCGCCGAGCAGCTCGACGCCTACGTGGACCGGGTCGTCTCCGCCACCGGCGCCCCCGAGGTGGACCTCGTCGGACACTCGCAGGGCGGCATGATGCCCCGCTGGTACCTCAAGTTCCTCGGCGGGGCCGAGAAGGTGAACGCGCTCGTCGGGATCGCCCCCGACAACCACGGCACCACCCTCCTCGGCCTCACCAAGCTCCTGCCGTACTTCCCCGGCGCCGAGGACCTGATCAGCGCCACGACCCCGGGCCTCGCCGACCAGATCGCCGGCTCGGCCTTCATCACGAAGCTCAACGAGGGCGGCGACACGGTCCCCGGGGTCCGCTACCACGTCATCGCGAGCCAGTACGACGAGGTCGTCACCCCGTACCGCTCGCAGTTCCTGTCCGGCCCGAACGTCACCAACGTCCTCATCCAGGACAAGTGCGCGCTCGACCTCTCCGAGCACGTGGCGATCGGCACGGTGGACCGGGTCACCTTCCACGAGGTGGCCAACGCCCTCGACCCGGCCCACGCGACCCCGACCACCTGCCTCTCGGTCATCGGCTGA